The Allofrancisella frigidaquae genome has a segment encoding these proteins:
- the rpsD gene encoding 30S ribosomal protein S4 produces MARYLGPKCKLSRREGTDLFLKSGVKAIDEKCKMNTAPGQHGARKARLSDYGLQLREKQKVRRMYGILEGQFKKYYVEASRRKGNTGATLLELLESRLDNLVYRMGFAATRAEARQLVVHKGILLNGKTCNIPSAQIKAGDIVAVKEKSKKQLRIQNAVELAKHRKELSWIDVNTDTLEGTLKTSPDRSELSSDINEQLIVELYSK; encoded by the coding sequence ATGGCTAGATATCTAGGACCAAAGTGTAAACTTTCTAGAAGAGAAGGTACGGATTTATTCTTAAAAAGTGGCGTAAAAGCTATTGATGAAAAATGTAAAATGAATACAGCGCCAGGTCAGCACGGAGCTAGAAAGGCTCGTCTTTCTGACTATGGTCTTCAGTTAAGAGAAAAGCAAAAAGTTCGTCGTATGTATGGTATTTTAGAAGGTCAATTTAAGAAATACTATGTTGAAGCAAGTAGAAGAAAAGGTAACACAGGTGCTACTTTACTAGAGCTTTTAGAGTCAAGGTTGGACAACTTAGTTTATAGAATGGGATTTGCTGCGACTAGAGCTGAAGCAAGACAATTAGTCGTGCATAAAGGTATATTATTAAATGGTAAAACATGTAATATACCATCTGCGCAAATTAAAGCTGGTGATATTGTTGCGGTTAAGGAAAAATCTAAGAAACAATTGAGAATACAAAACGCAGTAGAGCTTGCAAAACATAGAAAAGAACTTTCTTGGATAGATGTAAATACTGATACTTTAGAGGGAACTTTAAAAACTTCTCCAGATAGATCTGAATTATCATCAGATATAAATGAACAATTAATTGTCGAGCTTTACTCTAAGTAA
- the ndk gene encoding nucleoside-diphosphate kinase: MSKQRTLSIIKPDAVEKNVIGEIYSRFEKAGLKVIAAKMKHLSKTEAEGFYAVHKQRPFFSALVEFMISGAVMIQVLEGENAIAKNRELMGATNPKEAAKGTIRADFADSIDANAVHGSDSEDTAAQEIKYFFSDIEIFS, from the coding sequence ATGAGTAAACAGAGAACTCTATCTATAATAAAGCCTGACGCTGTAGAAAAGAATGTTATAGGTGAGATTTATAGCCGTTTTGAAAAAGCTGGTTTAAAAGTAATTGCTGCGAAGATGAAGCATTTATCAAAAACAGAGGCAGAAGGTTTCTATGCCGTACATAAACAAAGACCTTTTTTTAGCGCTTTGGTAGAATTTATGATTTCTGGGGCAGTTATGATTCAAGTTTTAGAAGGTGAAAATGCAATAGCAAAAAACCGTGAGTTGATGGGGGCTACTAATCCTAAAGAAGCAGCAAAAGGTACAATTAGAGCTGATTTTGCAGATAGTATAGATGCTAATGCTGTACACGGCTCTGATAGTGAAGATACAGCAGCCCAAGAAATAAAATATTTCTTTAGTGATATAGAAATATTTAGCTAG
- the rplQ gene encoding 50S ribosomal protein L17 produces the protein MRHHKQGRKFSRTSSHRKAMFKNMSASLINHEIIKTTLPKAKELRTIIEPLVTLAKREHKLRNELDTNSNEFKSQSVALRRQAFDFLRNKAAVKKLFEEFGVRFAERAGGYTRVLKCGYRFGDKAPMAFIELVDRPQVEEVADEG, from the coding sequence ATGAGACATCATAAACAAGGTAGGAAGTTCAGCAGAACTAGTAGTCATAGAAAAGCAATGTTCAAAAACATGTCAGCTTCTCTTATTAATCATGAGATTATCAAAACTACATTACCTAAAGCTAAAGAACTAAGAACAATAATTGAGCCTTTAGTTACTTTAGCAAAAAGAGAACATAAATTAAGAAATGAGTTAGATACAAACTCTAATGAGTTTAAATCACAGTCTGTAGCTTTAAGAAGACAAGCTTTTGATTTCCTGAGAAATAAAGCAGCAGTAAAAAAGCTTTTTGAAGAGTTTGGAGTGCGTTTCGCTGAAAGAGCAGGTGGTTATACTAGAGTTCTGAAATGTGGATATAGATTTGGTGATAAAGCACCAATGGCATTTATTGAGCTAGTTGATAGACCACAAGTTGAAGAAGTAGCTGACGAAGGATAA
- a CDS encoding DNA-directed RNA polymerase subunit alpha: MSNNNLKQEFTPSVRLIEELGAFGYKVQLSPVEKGMAHILGNSIRRVLLSSLPGASIVKVNIKGVLHEYSTLDDVKEDIVEVVSNLKKVAVKLDENVDNVELELSVNKSGVVTAGDFKVTGGVEIINKDQVIATLTNKRELNLVASVVWGRNVGILSAMPAELEKVGDIAVDADFNPAKKVAFEVIENDDSEVLEIFLKTNGTIEPLEAVTKSLEYFCEQMSVFVSLKVPNHSKIGDALIDSNIDPILLKPIDDLELTVRSSNCLRAENIKYLGDLVQYSESQLMKIPNLGKKSLNEIKQILIDNNLSLGVVIDNFRELVEGK, translated from the coding sequence GTGAGTAATAATAATTTGAAACAGGAATTTACACCTAGTGTACGACTTATAGAAGAATTGGGTGCTTTTGGATATAAGGTGCAGCTTTCTCCTGTGGAAAAAGGTATGGCTCATATTCTTGGTAACTCAATCAGAAGGGTTCTGCTTTCATCTTTGCCTGGAGCATCTATAGTTAAAGTAAATATAAAAGGTGTTTTGCATGAATACTCTACATTAGATGATGTTAAGGAAGACATTGTTGAAGTAGTTTCAAATTTAAAAAAAGTAGCGGTAAAGCTTGATGAAAATGTTGATAATGTTGAACTAGAGCTATCAGTTAATAAAAGTGGCGTTGTTACAGCAGGCGACTTTAAAGTTACTGGTGGAGTTGAGATTATAAATAAAGATCAAGTGATCGCAACTTTAACGAATAAGAGAGAACTTAATTTGGTAGCTAGCGTTGTTTGGGGAAGAAACGTTGGTATTCTTTCAGCGATGCCTGCTGAATTAGAGAAAGTAGGTGATATAGCTGTAGATGCTGATTTTAACCCAGCTAAAAAGGTAGCCTTTGAAGTTATTGAGAATGATGATAGTGAAGTATTAGAAATATTTCTAAAAACAAACGGGACTATAGAACCATTAGAAGCTGTTACAAAATCGTTGGAATACTTTTGTGAACAAATGTCAGTATTTGTTTCTTTAAAGGTGCCAAATCACAGTAAGATCGGAGATGCTTTAATAGATTCTAATATTGACCCGATACTTCTTAAGCCGATAGATGATTTAGAACTTACAGTTAGATCATCTAATTGTTTACGGGCTGAAAATATTAAGTATTTAGGAGATCTAGTTCAGTATTCTGAGTCGCAACTAATGAAAATACCTAACCTAGGTAAAAAATCTCTTAATGAAATTAAGCAGATACTTATAGATAACAACTTATCTCTAGGAGTTGTAATTGATAATTTTAGAGAATTAGTTGAAGGTAAATAA
- the rpsK gene encoding 30S ribosomal protein S11: MAKSVRSTKKKVKRVVTDAVAHIYSSFNNTIVTITDRQGNALSWATSGGSGFRGSRKSTPFAAQVAAERAADMALEYGVKNVDVLVKGPGSGRDSAVRALNTKNLKVTSITDVTGLPHNGCRPPKKRRV, encoded by the coding sequence ATGGCTAAGTCTGTTAGATCAACAAAGAAAAAAGTAAAAAGAGTAGTTACTGATGCAGTTGCTCATATTTACTCTTCTTTTAACAACACTATAGTAACTATTACAGATAGACAAGGTAATGCTTTATCATGGGCTACATCTGGTGGTAGTGGCTTTAGAGGGTCAAGAAAAAGTACACCATTTGCCGCGCAGGTTGCAGCAGAAAGAGCAGCTGATATGGCCTTAGAATATGGTGTTAAGAATGTAGATGTTTTAGTAAAAGGACCAGGTTCAGGTAGAGATTCAGCTGTTAGAGCTTTGAATACTAAGAACTTGAAGGTAACTAGTATAACAGATGTGACTGGTTTGCCTCATAATGGATGTCGTCCTCCTAAAAAACGTCGTGTTTAA
- a CDS encoding bifunctional folylpolyglutamate synthase/dihydrofolate synthase, whose amino-acid sequence MSVETKIAKIMANDARKCTLTDILFILSRFNFNKKFKVITIAGTNGKGTTVAMLEELLVANNKKVLSHTSPHVFKFVERISLNKCPISDSQLLELLERLEELTPEYKLSYYQIAFLCACLYSQRITRLDYLLLEVGIGGRLDAANMIDPDIAAITNIDFDHCEILGDTLEKIGIEKVAIARKGKPLFLGSTMPNSVYEYANIIEAVIYDKDYNPKAKNCFRDSYNIAMGIADYLLRKMQITYIPKLEDIRARARFNILKNDEINNSYVVVDVAHNPASVEYLFKLLNNRFGTKDIKYEAIFGVLATKDINAIVSIAKKHIYKWEVIDLKTFDERALNVDNIKQVFSNHDILRVEFNKDLSSVYLSKKSTVTVVFGSFVLAGEFTKEYEKNSF is encoded by the coding sequence ATGAGCGTTGAAACCAAAATAGCTAAAATTATGGCTAACGATGCTCGTAAATGCACTCTTACAGATATTTTATTTATTCTTAGTAGATTCAATTTTAACAAGAAATTTAAAGTTATAACTATAGCTGGGACTAATGGTAAAGGGACTACTGTAGCTATGCTTGAGGAGTTGCTTGTTGCAAATAATAAAAAAGTACTAAGTCATACATCTCCTCATGTTTTTAAATTTGTTGAAAGGATATCTTTGAATAAATGTCCTATATCAGATAGTCAGCTATTAGAGCTGTTAGAAAGGTTAGAAGAACTAACACCAGAATATAAACTATCTTATTATCAAATAGCTTTTTTGTGTGCTTGTTTGTATTCACAAAGGATAACTAGGCTAGATTATTTACTATTAGAGGTTGGTATAGGTGGTAGGCTAGATGCTGCTAATATGATTGACCCGGATATAGCAGCGATTACAAATATAGATTTTGACCATTGTGAAATTTTAGGGGATACTTTGGAAAAAATAGGCATAGAAAAAGTTGCTATAGCTCGTAAAGGTAAACCTCTATTTTTAGGTTCAACGATGCCTAATAGTGTTTATGAGTATGCAAATATTATAGAAGCTGTAATCTACGATAAAGATTATAATCCTAAAGCAAAGAACTGCTTTCGTGACAGCTATAATATAGCTATGGGAATAGCTGATTATTTACTAAGAAAAATGCAGATTACTTATATTCCTAAGCTAGAGGATATAAGAGCTAGAGCTCGTTTTAATATACTCAAAAATGACGAAATAAATAATAGTTATGTGGTAGTTGATGTTGCACATAATCCAGCTTCAGTAGAGTATTTATTTAAGCTTTTGAATAATAGGTTTGGTACTAAGGATATTAAATATGAAGCTATATTTGGTGTTTTGGCGACCAAGGATATAAATGCAATTGTATCTATTGCTAAAAAACACATCTATAAGTGGGAAGTTATAGACCTTAAAACTTTTGATGAAAGAGCTCTAAATGTAGATAATATAAAACAGGTATTTAGTAACCATGACATTTTGCGAGTTGAGTTTAATAAAGATCTAAGTAGTGTTTATTTGTCAAAAAAGAGTACTGTAACAGTAGTTTTTGGATCATTTGTATTGGCAGGAGAATTTACAAAAGAGTATGAAAAAAATAGCTTCTAA
- the rpmJ gene encoding 50S ribosomal protein L36, with protein MKVRASVKKMCRNCKVIKRNRVVRVICTDPRHKQRQG; from the coding sequence ATGAAAGTTAGAGCTTCAGTTAAAAAAATGTGTAGGAATTGTAAGGTTATAAAACGTAATAGAGTTGTTCGCGTTATATGTACTGATCCTAGGCACAAGCAAAGACAAGGTTAA
- a CDS encoding CTP synthase has product MNSNTKIIFVTGGVVSSLGKGVTAASLATLLESRGLNVTMLKLDPYINVDPGTMSPLQHGEVFVTEDGAETDLDLGHYERFIRAKMTQANNFTTGKVYQSVLRKERKGDYLGATIQVIPHITDEIKNRICMGIADNVDVAIVEIGGTVGDIESLPFLEAIRQLRIELGRSRTLFVHLTLLPYIRVAGELKTKPTQHSVKELRGIGIQADVLVCRCEQAFDESEKRKIALFTNVSQDCIFIAEDVKTIYEVPLKYNKQGFDAKLVELLSLQAKEADLTEWQNVVDTIKNVNGEVTIAMVGKYVSLTEAYKSLNEALYNAGYKKGVKVNIKFVDSETITENNINSSFKGVSAILVPGGFGSRGVEGKITAIKYARENDIPFLGICLGMQLAVVEYARNVLGLKDAHSSELEPTTTNPVIALIEEWQSEDGTIHQRNKESDLGGTMRLGVYKCILKASSRAREIYQADSIIERHRHRYEVNNNYVERLEQVGLIFSGRSEDGSLMELIEIPQHRWFIACQAHPEFTSTPRYGHKLFESFIEAAIEITNN; this is encoded by the coding sequence ATGAATTCAAATACTAAAATTATTTTTGTAACTGGTGGAGTTGTATCTTCACTCGGTAAAGGTGTTACAGCTGCATCTTTAGCTACTCTTTTAGAAAGCCGTGGTTTAAATGTAACTATGCTAAAACTTGATCCCTATATTAATGTCGACCCTGGCACGATGAGCCCGCTACAGCATGGAGAAGTATTTGTAACTGAAGATGGTGCAGAAACTGACTTAGATTTAGGTCATTATGAGCGTTTCATACGTGCTAAAATGACTCAAGCAAATAATTTCACTACAGGTAAAGTTTACCAAAGTGTACTTAGAAAAGAGCGTAAAGGAGACTATCTGGGTGCTACTATCCAGGTCATCCCACATATTACAGATGAGATTAAAAATCGTATTTGTATGGGTATAGCTGATAATGTTGATGTGGCTATTGTAGAGATTGGTGGTACAGTTGGTGATATTGAGTCTTTACCATTTTTAGAAGCTATTAGGCAGCTAAGAATAGAGTTAGGTAGATCTAGAACTTTATTTGTACATTTAACTTTGTTGCCATATATAAGGGTAGCAGGTGAACTAAAAACTAAACCTACGCAACACTCTGTAAAAGAGCTAAGAGGTATTGGTATACAAGCAGACGTTTTAGTTTGCAGATGCGAGCAAGCTTTTGATGAGAGTGAGAAAAGAAAGATAGCTCTTTTTACCAATGTAAGCCAAGATTGTATTTTTATAGCAGAAGATGTAAAGACTATTTATGAAGTACCACTTAAGTATAATAAGCAAGGATTTGATGCTAAGCTGGTAGAGCTTTTATCTTTACAAGCTAAAGAAGCAGATTTGACAGAATGGCAAAATGTTGTTGACACTATTAAAAACGTCAATGGTGAAGTAACGATAGCAATGGTTGGTAAATATGTTTCATTAACAGAAGCCTATAAATCTCTTAATGAAGCCCTTTACAATGCTGGCTATAAAAAAGGTGTAAAGGTAAACATCAAATTTGTTGATTCAGAAACAATTACAGAGAATAACATAAATTCATCTTTTAAAGGTGTATCAGCAATCCTTGTGCCTGGTGGATTCGGTAGTAGGGGAGTAGAAGGGAAAATCACGGCAATAAAATACGCCCGTGAGAATGATATTCCATTTTTGGGGATCTGCTTGGGCATGCAGCTTGCTGTAGTCGAGTACGCTCGTAATGTTTTAGGTTTAAAAGATGCTCATTCTAGTGAATTAGAACCGACTACAACTAATCCAGTAATTGCTCTTATAGAGGAGTGGCAATCTGAAGATGGAACTATACATCAACGTAACAAAGAGTCTGATCTAGGTGGTACAATGCGTCTAGGTGTTTATAAGTGTATATTAAAAGCAAGTTCTCGTGCTAGAGAAATATATCAAGCAGACAGTATCATAGAGAGACATCGTCATAGATATGAAGTAAATAATAATTACGTTGAAAGACTTGAGCAAGTAGGATTAATTTTTTCAGGCAGATCAGAAGATGGTAGCTTAATGGAGCTTATAGAGATACCTCAGCACAGGTGGTTTATAGCTTGTCAAGCACACCCGGAATTTACATCGACACCAAGATATGGTCATAAATTATTTGAATCATTTATAGAGGCTGCTATAGAAATAACTAATAATTAA
- the htpG gene encoding molecular chaperone HtpG yields MSEKKYTFETEVDKLLHLVIHSLYSNREIFLRELVSNSSDAIEKLRYESISNAQLNEDDTDYAIKIDFDKKAKTITVSDNGIGMTEEEVIENLGTIAKSGTKKFLESLTGDKSKDNELIGQFGVGFYSSFIVADKVTVRTRKAGQDKSQATKWVSDAQNGFTVESITKEKRGTEITLHLKKEHEDLLEHQVLKGLVNKYSDCINTSIQMKKVEFDKDGKQTIKDEYETVNNTKAIWLRSKDEITDDEYNEFYKYISHDFANALIWSHNKVEGNLEYTSLLFIPENKSFDFWNRDKDYGLSLYVRRVFIMENKELLPPYLRFIKGVVDSADLPLNVSREILQHNKVIDKIKKASATKILSELSKLAKKDKEKYQKFWDNFGQVLKEGVSDDYSNKEKIAGLLRFTSTASEDAKQTVSLTDYISRMKEGQDIIYYITSDSYKAALNNPQLEVFKKKGIEVLLMTDRIDEWMMSSLTEFDGKHMKSIIKGDIDLDKFETEETKEKFEKETKDFEKVLKDIKEVLKDKVEDVRLSKRLTDSPSCVVVNDYGMSLHMQKMMEEAGQAFMPGMGMKPVLELNSEHHLVQRLKDEPDTEVFGDLSQLLLLQAMFVEGAKIEDPMTFVRLVNKYIK; encoded by the coding sequence ATGTCAGAAAAAAAATACACTTTTGAAACTGAAGTAGATAAGTTACTTCATTTAGTTATTCATTCGCTATATTCAAATCGTGAAATATTCCTAAGGGAGCTAGTTTCTAATAGTTCTGATGCTATTGAGAAACTTAGATACGAAAGTATTTCAAATGCACAACTTAATGAAGATGATACTGATTATGCTATAAAAATAGATTTTGATAAAAAAGCTAAGACAATAACTGTTAGTGATAATGGTATTGGTATGACAGAAGAAGAAGTTATCGAAAATTTAGGAACAATAGCAAAATCAGGCACTAAAAAGTTTTTAGAAAGTTTAACTGGTGATAAAAGTAAAGATAATGAGCTGATAGGCCAATTTGGAGTTGGGTTTTATTCGTCATTTATAGTCGCAGATAAGGTAACTGTAAGAACTAGAAAAGCAGGACAAGATAAATCTCAAGCAACAAAGTGGGTATCTGATGCACAAAATGGTTTTACTGTAGAGAGTATTACAAAAGAAAAGCGTGGTACGGAGATTACTCTTCACCTTAAAAAAGAGCATGAAGACTTATTGGAGCACCAAGTTTTAAAAGGGTTAGTCAATAAGTATTCTGACTGTATAAATACTTCTATCCAAATGAAAAAAGTTGAGTTTGATAAAGATGGTAAGCAAACTATAAAAGATGAATATGAAACTGTAAATAATACTAAAGCTATCTGGTTAAGATCAAAAGATGAGATTACAGATGATGAGTATAACGAATTCTATAAGTATATTTCACATGATTTTGCTAATGCATTGATATGGTCACATAATAAGGTAGAAGGTAATCTTGAATACACTAGCTTGTTATTTATACCAGAAAATAAATCTTTTGATTTTTGGAATAGAGATAAGGATTATGGTTTATCTTTATACGTACGTAGAGTGTTTATTATGGAGAACAAAGAATTACTACCTCCATATTTGAGGTTTATTAAAGGTGTAGTTGACTCTGCTGATTTGCCTTTGAATGTGTCGCGTGAAATTCTACAACATAATAAAGTAATTGATAAAATTAAAAAAGCATCGGCTACAAAGATTCTTAGTGAGTTAAGTAAGTTAGCTAAGAAAGATAAAGAGAAATACCAAAAGTTTTGGGATAATTTTGGTCAAGTGCTAAAAGAAGGTGTTTCGGATGACTATAGCAATAAAGAGAAAATCGCTGGTCTATTAAGATTTACTTCTACAGCTAGTGAAGACGCTAAACAAACAGTATCTTTAACTGACTATATTTCACGTATGAAAGAAGGTCAAGATATTATTTACTATATTACTTCAGATAGCTATAAAGCTGCGCTAAACAATCCTCAATTGGAAGTATTTAAAAAGAAAGGTATCGAAGTGCTTCTAATGACAGATAGAATAGATGAGTGGATGATGTCTAGTTTGACTGAATTTGATGGTAAGCATATGAAATCAATTATCAAAGGTGATATTGATTTAGATAAGTTTGAGACTGAAGAAACCAAAGAAAAATTTGAAAAAGAAACCAAAGATTTCGAAAAAGTGTTAAAAGATATCAAAGAAGTGTTAAAAGATAAGGTTGAAGATGTACGTTTATCTAAGCGTTTGACAGATTCTCCAAGTTGTGTGGTTGTAAATGATTATGGTATGAGTTTACATATGCAGAAAATGATGGAAGAAGCTGGACAAGCATTTATGCCTGGTATGGGTATGAAGCCAGTTTTGGAGCTAAATTCTGAGCATCATCTTGTACAAAGGTTAAAAGATGAGCCTGATACAGAGGTTTTTGGTGATTTGTCACAGTTACTGCTTCTTCAAGCGATGTTTGTAGAGGGGGCTAAGATAGAAGATCCAATGACTTTTGTTAGATTAGTTAACAAGTATATCAAGTAA
- the accD gene encoding acetyl-CoA carboxylase, carboxyltransferase subunit beta, whose translation MSWLTRVISRSLGLNAQKKDLPSGVWSQCPSCQVTLYSEELNNNKSVCPNCNYHYRISARHRLEIFFDRHSAVEHFANIEPVDMLKFKDTKSYKDRLSQAQKKTDEKDALVVMQGTVEGFPVVAAAFNFMFLGGSMGSVVGEKFVRGVKLAMEKKIPFICFTASGGARMQESLFSLMQMSKTSAALQKLSEAKLPYLVVLTDPTTGGVSASLAMLGDVHIAEPKALIGFAGPRVIEQTVREQLPEGFQRSEFLVEKGMVDMIVDRRNLRSEVAQLIDKLMPELTKNNSYALEHKHTEQPQA comes from the coding sequence ATGAGTTGGTTAACTAGGGTAATAAGTAGGAGTCTAGGGTTAAATGCTCAGAAAAAAGATTTACCAAGCGGAGTATGGAGTCAATGTCCAAGTTGTCAGGTGACACTATATTCTGAAGAGTTAAATAATAATAAGTCAGTGTGTCCTAATTGTAATTACCATTATAGAATCTCTGCTAGACATAGGCTAGAGATATTTTTTGACCGCCACAGCGCTGTAGAGCATTTTGCTAATATAGAGCCTGTAGATATGCTTAAGTTTAAAGATACAAAATCTTACAAAGATAGACTGTCGCAAGCTCAAAAAAAGACCGATGAAAAAGATGCTTTGGTAGTTATGCAAGGAACGGTAGAAGGTTTTCCAGTCGTAGCAGCTGCATTTAACTTTATGTTTTTAGGGGGCTCTATGGGATCTGTAGTAGGTGAAAAATTTGTCCGAGGCGTTAAGCTTGCAATGGAGAAAAAAATACCATTTATATGCTTTACAGCAAGTGGTGGCGCTAGAATGCAAGAGTCATTATTTTCATTAATGCAGATGTCAAAAACTAGTGCTGCTTTACAGAAGTTATCTGAAGCTAAGCTACCATATTTAGTTGTTCTAACAGATCCTACCACTGGTGGGGTATCGGCATCTTTAGCTATGCTTGGTGATGTACATATAGCTGAGCCAAAAGCTTTGATCGGTTTTGCTGGGCCTAGAGTTATAGAGCAAACAGTGAGAGAGCAATTACCAGAAGGGTTCCAAAGAAGTGAGTTTTTGGTAGAAAAAGGTATGGTTGATATGATTGTAGATCGTAGAAACTTAAGATCGGAAGTAGCACAGCTAATCGATAAACTAATGCCAGAACTTACAAAAAACAATTCTTACGCTTTGGAGCATAAGCATACTGAGCAACCACAAGCTTAA
- the tsaE gene encoding tRNA (adenosine(37)-N6)-threonylcarbamoyltransferase complex ATPase subunit type 1 TsaE, producing MKKIASNERQMLSLAAEYSKSLQPGKTIFLHGDLGAGKTTFVKGILKALGYKGNVKSPTYTLVESYEFKDFNIYHFDLYRISDPEELEWVGIRDYFNEKSICFIEWPDKGKDFLPKPSSNIYIRYLVERREVEIS from the coding sequence ATGAAAAAAATAGCTTCTAATGAAAGACAAATGCTAAGTTTAGCTGCTGAGTATTCTAAAAGTTTACAGCCTGGTAAAACAATTTTCTTACATGGTGATTTGGGAGCAGGTAAAACAACTTTTGTAAAAGGTATACTAAAAGCATTAGGCTATAAGGGCAATGTGAAGAGTCCGACCTATACTTTGGTAGAGAGTTATGAGTTTAAAGATTTTAATATTTACCACTTTGATTTGTATAGAATTTCTGATCCTGAAGAATTAGAATGGGTTGGTATTAGAGATTACTTTAATGAAAAAAGTATATGTTTTATAGAATGGCCAGATAAAGGCAAAGATTTTTTACCAAAACCCTCTTCAAATATTTACATAAGATATCTGGTTGAAAGAAGAGAGGTAGAAATTTCTTAA
- the rpsM gene encoding 30S ribosomal protein S13, producing MARIAGVNIPVHKHAVIGLTSIYGIGKTRAMKICENCKLNPTVKIKDLTEEQVESLRAEVAKFTVEGDLRREVSMDIKRLMDLGCYRGRRHRRSLPVRGQRTKTNARTRKGPRKPIKA from the coding sequence ATGGCTCGTATAGCTGGTGTTAATATTCCTGTTCATAAACACGCTGTAATAGGATTAACTTCGATTTATGGAATAGGTAAAACAAGAGCGATGAAAATTTGTGAGAATTGCAAATTAAATCCAACTGTTAAAATCAAGGATTTAACAGAAGAGCAAGTTGAGAGCTTAAGAGCAGAAGTTGCTAAATTTACTGTAGAAGGTGATTTACGCCGTGAAGTTTCTATGGATATAAAAAGACTTATGGATTTGGGTTGCTACAGAGGTAGAAGGCATCGTCGTAGCCTTCCTGTAAGAGGGCAAAGAACGAAGACTAATGCTCGTACTCGTAAAGGTCCGAGAAAGCCTATAAAGGCATAA